The genomic region GTATACGGATGGGATTACGGAAGCCACTAACTCCGATAAGGAAATGATTGGCCAGGAAAATTGGGAAAGTATTGTTCAGAGATACAGTGGATATCCAATTCCCGAATCCAAACGTTTGTTACTCGAAAGGATCAAGGAATTTACAGGGAATCGTTCTCCTGATGACGATGTCACTTTGGTAATTTTAGAAATCGAATAAAAATACTGACTTATCAATTGGTTTTTTAAATTGTTATCTGAAGATTTGTTTTATTGGTTAGTTTGAAGGTTTTTCAAAAAAATATTTAAAACCTTAGATTAAAAATCATCTTCTACACGAGCGGAGGACTGAAGTATTTTGGCCAATCGGTTGGTTGCATCTTGGTAACTAGACTTTTCTTCAATCCTTTGTCTAAGATAATCATCAATTTGTGATTTTTTATCAATCGCCATATCTACTTTTTCGTCGGCTCCGCGAACATAGGCGTTTAATAAAATAATATCTTCTGAGCTTTTATATTTCGAAATAAGTTCTCTTACGATGGAAGAACGCATATAATGATCTTCGTTGACAATCTTTTGCATAAGTCTTGAAAGGGAAGCGGGTACATCGATCGCAGGGTAATGGCTTTGTTCTGCTAGTTTTCTTGTTAGAACAATATGTCCGTCGATAAATCCGCGAACCTTATCTGCAACAATATCATCCATATCATCTTCTGCATCGGTCAAAACAGTATAAAACCCTGTAATAGAACCTCCGTTATGTGAAGTTCCTGCTCTTTCTACAAGTTTTGCCATTTTTGTGAAGACACTAGATGCATAACCTTTGGTTACCACAGGTTCTCCGATGGAAAGTTCTCGTAGTGCTTCGGCATAACGTGTAAGAGAATCCATATATAAATTGACGGACATCCCTTTGTCTCGGAAATATTCAGCTGCAGAACAGGCAAGGTTTGCACAACTGACTTGTTCCATTTTCGAAGAGTCTGAAGTGGCTACAAATACAACAGACCTAGTCATTGCTTCTTTGCCAAGTTCCACGTGTAAAAATTCATTTACTTCGCGTCCTCTTTCTCCGATAAGAGCAACAACGTTTACATCAGCATTTGTGTAACGAGCAATCATACCGAGTAAACTTGATTTACCAACACCGGAACCGGAAAAAATTCCAATCCTTTGTCCACGACCTACCGTTAACATTCCATCAATGGCCCGAACTCCCGTCTCTAAGATATCGGTGATGGGAGGGCGGTCTAGGGGGTTTAAAAACCTTGGTTCTGAAGGTCTCTCTTCTTTAGTAATGAGAATCCCTTTGTTATCAATGGGTTTGCCAAGACCGTTTAACACTCTTCCTAAAAGTTCTGGACCTGCATTCAGAGTAATTTGTCTTCCCGAAGAAAATACAAATGCATGAGGAAATATTTGTTGAGTATCACCTAATGGCATTAAGGTGTAAAGATGGTCTTTAAAACCGACCAGTACACATGGCAAATAACCTTTGTCAGACCCTCGTTCTACTTCTAAAATTTCTCCCACCTTGGAATCAGGTGGTCCTTGGGAGTAAATGACATTACCCACTACGGATACAACGACCCCACTTTTGCGAATGGGTTCAATTTTTTCGACGACATTCAGGTATTTGGAAATGGCATCGATATGTTCCGTAAATTTCTTTTCGATCATGGGGGCTTTTCACTCATCCAATCATGTGACATAATAAAATCAAGCGAATTGAGGATGAGGAGGGTGGTGTTTGGATCCAAAGTCTTCTCAGTGTATTCCGATGCCCCGTTCTCCTTTTCAGAGAAGAGGGACTTTCGTTTGTTTTCGGCTAAGTGACTAACGACAGAGTTTGATTTGGTCTATATTGGAGATTTGGCGGGGAGTAGGCAGTTTTTTACCTAAAACCACATTCCCACCTTCTCCCAAACTTGCGGATTCATAAGCCCATTTTCCAAAGTTGGTAGGAACCGTGAAACAATCGGGAAAGGATTTGGTTTCGATAATCTCGGAACCAGTCCATAAAAGAATGCGGTCTGGAGTTCGGAGATACAATTTTTTTCCATCCTCGGCCCAACGAATTCCATAAAGTGGGAGTGCCGTCCAAAAATTGATAGGGAAACTTTGGATTTTTTTGTCAGAAAGTTGGATGATATTTAATTCAAATTCGGAAAACTCACCTTCTTTTTTAGGGTTTGCTGTGACTAGAGCCACCAAGTTTCCATTAGGTGATGGAGCCATTTGAAAGATAATTCGGTTTTCGGGTATTGCTGGATAAGAAAAAGCACCACCAGTTTCAGGATAAAGGGACAAAGTTTGGTTTAAAGTTCCATACTCATCATCTTTTCCATATAATACAAATAAGGTGGATGAATCTGTGTGATAAAAAATTCCATCTCCCAAAGACCAGGAAGGGAGAGTCCATTCCTTAACAGACTTTCTACCTGTTGGTGTATTTTTTACTAATTCAATTTTGCTTTTATAATTTCTTTTATCTGTAGTTCCGTTCATAGGATTCCAAGAGTCTTTCTCTTCATATTCAACCGTTAAGATTAAATTAAAATTAGGATCATTACTCGGAGACACTTCTTGTGGCAATTGCGCATGTCGCCAAATCATTTGGGAGCATCCAAAGAGGGATAGGGCAAGAATTGGTAAGAGAAATTTCATGAAAAAAAGATAAGGCTCGGAGATTGTCTGTAAACAAAAAAGGGGACCAAAGTCCCCTCTTAGTTAGAAAAATGAAAGGAAAGGACTATTTTCCTTTTTTTGCTTTCGCTTTTTCTTTGTTTTTTTGATCAATTTCAGCTCTGTGTGTATCACAAAGTCTGTAAAGGATGCCTGTTACAGGATTTTTACGTGTTACTTTAGTTCCACAAACGATGCAAAGACCTTGCGCTCTTCTTCTTTTGTAGAGTTGTTGCACTCTTTCTGCACCAGAAGCTTTGTATTTAGAGATTTGAATTCTGAATCCTTTGAAAAGGTAATTTCCAATGGATTTTTCAGGATCTTTTTTCAAATCCTCTGCAATTTTGTCAATTTGTCCTGGGCCTACTTTTTGTGGTTCCATAGCTTTCTTTTTCCTTTAAATCTAGATTTTATCTTTTTTTTGACGAGGGAAAATCCCTTGCCCTAACAAAGGTATCTCTCTGCTCTCTTAAAAATTCAAGATATTTTTTTGATCGAATAACAATTTTTTGATGTTTTGCGATGATTTTATTATAT from Leptospira bandrabouensis harbors:
- a CDS encoding FliI/YscN family ATPase gives rise to the protein MIEKKFTEHIDAISKYLNVVEKIEPIRKSGVVVSVVGNVIYSQGPPDSKVGEILEVERGSDKGYLPCVLVGFKDHLYTLMPLGDTQQIFPHAFVFSSGRQITLNAGPELLGRVLNGLGKPIDNKGILITKEERPSEPRFLNPLDRPPITDILETGVRAIDGMLTVGRGQRIGIFSGSGVGKSSLLGMIARYTNADVNVVALIGERGREVNEFLHVELGKEAMTRSVVFVATSDSSKMEQVSCANLACSAAEYFRDKGMSVNLYMDSLTRYAEALRELSIGEPVVTKGYASSVFTKMAKLVERAGTSHNGGSITGFYTVLTDAEDDMDDIVADKVRGFIDGHIVLTRKLAEQSHYPAIDVPASLSRLMQKIVNEDHYMRSSIVRELISKYKSSEDIILLNAYVRGADEKVDMAIDKKSQIDDYLRQRIEEKSSYQDATNRLAKILQSSARVEDDF
- a CDS encoding LIC10235 family protein is translated as MEPQKVGPGQIDKIAEDLKKDPEKSIGNYLFKGFRIQISKYKASGAERVQQLYKRRRAQGLCIVCGTKVTRKNPVTGILYRLCDTHRAEIDQKNKEKAKAKKGK